A genome region from Sphingobacteriaceae bacterium GW460-11-11-14-LB5 includes the following:
- a CDS encoding ABC transporter ATP-binding protein, protein MNITLQNVGRRFNKEWIFRNLSTEFSSGNSYAILGPNGSGKSTLLSVLTGSLSPSEGEISFSDNKDIPVENIYQYISLAAPYLELVETFTLREIIDFHFKFKNFALGLDTKKLIGILGLEKATNKEIKYFSSGMKQRTKLALACCTDTPILFLDEPTSNLDVQGISWYRELIENFGKDRLTIIGSNQIQEYDFCTNQIQISDYKLFNA, encoded by the coding sequence ATGAACATCACTTTACAAAATGTTGGCAGAAGGTTTAATAAAGAGTGGATTTTCAGGAATTTAAGCACTGAATTTTCTTCTGGTAATAGCTACGCCATATTAGGACCTAACGGCTCTGGTAAATCAACCTTATTGAGTGTGCTGACGGGCAGTTTATCCCCTTCTGAGGGAGAAATCTCCTTCTCAGACAACAAAGATATTCCTGTAGAGAACATCTACCAATACATCAGTTTGGCAGCACCGTACCTCGAATTGGTGGAAACCTTCACTTTAAGAGAGATCATCGATTTCCATTTTAAATTCAAAAATTTTGCCCTAGGCCTTGATACTAAAAAGCTTATCGGCATATTAGGACTGGAAAAAGCAACCAACAAAGAAATTAAATACTTTTCATCGGGAATGAAGCAAAGAACCAAACTAGCTTTGGCCTGCTGCACTGATACGCCAATTTTATTTTTAGACGAACCAACGAGTAATTTAGACGTTCAGGGAATAAGTTGGTACCGTGAACTCATCGAAAATTTCGGAAAAGACCGCTTAACGATAATTGGTTCGAATCAAATACAGGAATACGACTTCTGTACAAATCAAATACAAATATCAGATTATAAGCTATTTAACGCTTAA
- a CDS encoding elongation factor P, with protein MAKASEVKSGNVLRFNGELVSVEEYIHRTPGNLRAFYQARMRNVKTGKIVEYRFRTDEEVTICRVETNDYQYLYEDGDYLVVMDNNTFEQYNIPKLLFGNSIKFLKEGMNVTIAFESDEPIVAQLPNSVELEITYSEPAVKGDTSTSAQKYATVETGAEIRVPLFINQGDKVKVDTKTGEYMERVK; from the coding sequence ATGGCAAAGGCATCAGAAGTAAAAAGCGGAAATGTGCTTCGTTTTAACGGAGAGTTGGTAAGTGTAGAAGAGTACATCCACCGTACTCCGGGAAATTTAAGGGCGTTTTATCAGGCGCGTATGCGCAATGTAAAAACCGGAAAAATTGTAGAATACCGTTTCCGTACCGATGAAGAGGTGACCATTTGCCGTGTAGAAACCAACGACTATCAATATCTTTATGAAGACGGCGATTATTTAGTGGTGATGGACAACAACACTTTTGAGCAGTACAACATCCCTAAGTTGCTTTTCGGAAACTCCATTAAGTTTTTAAAAGAGGGTATGAATGTAACCATCGCTTTTGAAAGTGATGAACCGATTGTTGCACAGCTCCCTAACAGTGTAGAGTTAGAAATTACCTATTCTGAACCCGCTGTAAAAGGCGATACTTCTACCAGTGCACAAAAATACGCCACTGTAGAAACCGGAGCCGAAATCAGGGTACCCTTGTTTATTAACCAGGGCGACAAGGTTAAGGTTGATACTAAAACCGGCGAATATATGGAAAGAGTAAAATAG